Proteins encoded together in one Rana temporaria chromosome 6, aRanTem1.1, whole genome shotgun sequence window:
- the CD28 gene encoding T-cell-specific surface glycoprotein CD28, translating to MVLWIILTGLVTLVQCKDTVSRTQGYIRHEFPGNIKFTFPHDAVNDTFEELKVSLNKGFSKTETVCVVFFNSTQIKFEENNCRVKKVAHEVTFSLWVNNTDIYFFHKERMFPPPYKSEWDNGTIIHIKEPKCNEPEIKKNLDHSLSLFIALGCFALYSIIITTAFLYIVRKGRRTRIQQSEYINVVPRRPRPHLSCVAYATTPAICHSR from the exons ATACTGTATCAAGGACACAAGGATACATTCGCCATGAATTTCCAGGCAACATCAAGTTTACATTTCCCCACGACGCCGTTAATGACACATTTGAGGAATTGAAGGTGTCTTTGAACAAAGGATTTAGCAAAACAGAGACTGTTTGTGTAGTAttcttcaattccacccagataaaatttgaagaaaataaCTGCCGAGTGAAAAAAGTGGCACACGAAGTGACTTTTTCCCTGTGGGTAAATAATACAGACATTTACTTTTTCCACAAAGAAAGGATGTTTCCCCCACCTTACAAGAGTGAATGGGATAATGGCACTATTATTcatataaaag aGCCTAAATGCAATGAACCAGAGATTAAAAAGAATCTCGATCACTCTTTGAGCCTATTTATTGCACTTGGATGTTTTGCATTATACAGTATTATAATCACTACGGCTTTTCTATATATTGTG AGAAAAGGAAGAAGAACCAGAATTCAACAGAGTGAATATATTAATGTTGTGCCACGACGACCGCGACCTCATTTGTCTTGTGTAGCATACGCTACCACTCCTGCTATCTGTCATTCTCGCTGA